In Streptomyces sp. NBC_00569, a single genomic region encodes these proteins:
- the mshD gene encoding mycothiol synthase: MTSDAVPTAPDRQIKTLTALTPDQAEAVLELLSDAARADGQQAVSEQGRLQLRGGPREGVRHFLLTVDGELIGYGQLEDTDPIEAPAAELAVHPAYRGHGHGRALGSALLGASGKRLRVWAHGGHSAARHLAQVLGLTLFRELRQMRRPLAEGPELAEPVLPAGVAIRTFVPGEDDAAWLAVNAAAFAHHPEQGSLTQRDLDDRKAEPWFDPAGFFLAVRESDGEVIGFHWTKVHAEEQLGEVYVVGVAPGNQGGGLGKALTAVGLRHLERSGLPTAMLYVDADNKPAVTVYERLGFVTHETDLMYRTES, translated from the coding sequence ATGACCAGCGATGCCGTGCCCACCGCCCCCGACCGCCAGATCAAGACGCTCACCGCCCTCACTCCCGACCAGGCGGAAGCCGTCCTGGAGCTCCTCTCGGACGCCGCCCGCGCCGACGGGCAGCAGGCGGTGTCGGAGCAGGGCAGGCTGCAGCTGCGCGGCGGCCCCAGGGAGGGCGTGCGCCACTTCCTGCTCACCGTCGACGGTGAGCTGATCGGGTACGGCCAGCTGGAGGACACCGACCCGATCGAGGCACCGGCCGCCGAGCTCGCCGTGCACCCCGCGTACCGCGGGCACGGGCACGGGCGGGCGCTCGGCTCGGCGCTGCTCGGCGCGTCCGGCAAGCGGCTGCGGGTCTGGGCGCACGGCGGCCACTCGGCGGCCCGGCACCTCGCGCAGGTCCTCGGCCTGACCCTGTTCCGCGAACTGCGCCAGATGCGGCGCCCGTTGGCCGAGGGCCCCGAGCTCGCCGAGCCGGTGCTGCCCGCGGGCGTCGCCATCCGCACCTTCGTGCCCGGCGAGGACGACGCGGCCTGGCTCGCGGTGAACGCGGCGGCGTTCGCCCACCACCCCGAGCAGGGCTCGCTGACCCAGCGCGACCTGGACGACCGCAAGGCCGAGCCGTGGTTCGACCCGGCCGGCTTCTTCCTCGCCGTACGGGAGAGCGACGGCGAGGTCATCGGCTTCCACTGGACGAAGGTCCACGCCGAGGAGCAGCTCGGCGAGGTGTACGTCGTCGGGGTCGCGCCGGGCAACCAGGGCGGCGGCCTCGGCAAGGCGCTCACCGCGGTGGGCCTGCGGCATCTGGAGAGGTCGGGTCTGCCGACGGCGATGCTCTACGTGGACGCCGACAACAAGCCCGCGGTCACGGT
- a CDS encoding bifunctional metallophosphatase/5'-nucleotidase, giving the protein MNSLTPHRPGRRASRILAAAAGFATVGALVAALPANATQDRHHGGKGGRTVDVQLLSFNDFHGNLEPPAGSSGQVTENLPDGTTRKVDAGGVEYLATSLRTARKSHPYSVTAAAGDLIGASPLLSGLFHDEPTVEAMNKLDLDVTSVGNHEFDEGATELARMQNGGCHPKDGCFEDGKKFRGADYPYLAANVTDEKTGKPILAPYWVWQHNGVKIGFIGVTLEGTPDIVSADGVKGLKFHDEIETVNKYAKILDRQGVKSIVTLIHEGGVPASGSYNYDCDSPSGGAGISGPIVDIAKGISPKVDALVTGHTHNAYVCTIPDPSGKPRMVTSASSYGKLYTDTTLTYDRRTKDIVRTSVKSANHVVSRTQPKAADMTALIGRWNKLAAPVAGQPVGYISADIPGRGAASPEEPLGDLIADAQLAHGKTLDPKTSLALMNPGGVRSDLVYKASGSEGDGVVTYGEGFTVQPFSNTVNLADLTGAQVITALQQQVSGSNEASPKILQPSAGLTYTLDMTKTGAARVVVDSIRLNGTAIDPAATYRVAMNSFLAGGGDGFAALGQGKNPLVGSDDLKAFNDYLTANSSAASPIAPPKADRITIVK; this is encoded by the coding sequence ATGAATTCGCTGACACCGCACAGGCCCGGACGTCGCGCATCGCGGATACTCGCCGCGGCGGCCGGGTTCGCCACCGTCGGCGCGCTCGTCGCGGCGCTGCCCGCGAACGCCACGCAGGACCGGCACCACGGGGGCAAGGGCGGCCGCACGGTCGACGTGCAGCTGCTCTCCTTCAACGACTTCCACGGCAACCTGGAGCCCCCGGCCGGCTCGTCGGGCCAGGTCACGGAGAACCTGCCGGACGGCACCACGAGGAAGGTCGACGCGGGCGGCGTCGAGTACCTCGCCACGTCCCTGCGGACCGCCAGGAAGAGTCACCCGTACAGCGTCACCGCCGCGGCCGGCGACCTGATCGGGGCCAGCCCGCTGCTGTCGGGGCTCTTCCACGACGAGCCCACCGTCGAGGCGATGAACAAGCTCGACCTCGACGTCACGAGCGTCGGCAACCACGAGTTCGACGAGGGCGCCACGGAACTGGCGCGCATGCAGAACGGCGGCTGCCACCCCAAGGACGGCTGTTTCGAGGACGGCAAGAAGTTCAGGGGCGCCGACTACCCCTACCTCGCCGCCAACGTGACGGACGAGAAGACCGGCAAGCCGATCCTCGCCCCCTACTGGGTGTGGCAGCACAACGGCGTGAAGATCGGGTTCATCGGCGTGACCCTTGAGGGCACCCCCGACATCGTCTCCGCGGACGGCGTCAAGGGCCTGAAGTTCCACGACGAGATCGAGACCGTCAACAAGTACGCGAAGATCCTCGACCGGCAGGGCGTGAAGTCGATCGTCACGCTCATCCACGAGGGCGGCGTGCCGGCCTCCGGCTCGTACAACTACGACTGCGACTCCCCGAGCGGCGGCGCCGGCATCTCGGGCCCGATCGTCGACATCGCCAAGGGCATCTCACCGAAGGTCGACGCCCTGGTCACCGGGCACACGCACAACGCGTACGTCTGCACGATCCCCGACCCGTCCGGCAAGCCCCGCATGGTCACTTCGGCGTCCTCGTACGGGAAGCTCTACACGGACACGACACTGACGTACGACCGCCGCACCAAGGACATCGTGCGTACGTCGGTGAAGTCGGCCAACCACGTGGTGAGCCGCACGCAGCCGAAGGCCGCGGACATGACGGCGCTCATCGGCCGCTGGAACAAGCTCGCCGCGCCCGTCGCCGGCCAGCCCGTCGGGTACATCTCGGCGGACATCCCGGGCCGCGGCGCCGCTTCGCCGGAGGAGCCGCTCGGTGATCTGATCGCGGACGCGCAGCTGGCGCACGGCAAGACCCTCGACCCGAAGACCTCGCTGGCCCTGATGAACCCCGGCGGCGTGCGCTCCGACCTCGTGTACAAGGCGAGCGGCAGCGAGGGCGACGGCGTCGTCACCTACGGCGAGGGCTTCACCGTGCAGCCCTTCAGCAACACCGTGAACCTGGCCGACCTGACCGGCGCGCAGGTCATCACCGCGCTCCAGCAGCAGGTCAGCGGTTCCAACGAGGCCTCGCCGAAGATCCTCCAGCCGTCGGCGGGCCTGACGTACACGCTCGACATGACGAAGACGGGCGCGGCCCGCGTCGTCGTCGACTCCATCAGGCTGAACGGCACCGCGATCGACCCGGCGGCGACGTACCGCGTCGCGATGAACTCGTTCCTCGCGGGCGGCGGCGACGGCTTCGCAGCGCTCGGCCAGGGCAAGAACCCGCTGGTCGGCAGCGACGACCTGAAGGCGTTCAACGACTACCTGACGGCCAACTCGTCGGCCGCGTCACCGATCGCGCCCCCGAAGGCGGACCGGATCACGATCGTGAAGTGA
- a CDS encoding LmeA family phospholipid-binding protein produces MRSPHRIAMFTSESAELSDGRTEESVPSGTVPHNPYDELGALADNPLDEFLHEEDPEAGPDDQPWSRPNHRRGSRRRNRFAGLPLATKAVVGILVLAAFVTLADRWALLYAEHRAADRLKDQLHLSAAPEVDIEGFPFLTQLADRRLDEVKVTVPDVAASRVSLAKVSATVRDVRIDGDGPTDVRGARIGGMTGEVLLTFDDLNRELGASQVTFSGQGRDRVLARGTLPVAGHDLKVRADATIRRIGDTGIATDIGGMRLDIGDLATYRPGTRPSEGLHLSRRSVARLASETAKAKALLSVPSLVHRLGVPDSAVRAALRSDRRLSELTGSPRFVHQLMSLNLVDLALAHPALLKKFGLDPALLQGLTRLTRPELADRLSLAFRLPKLPGAGRGDVRLSDVRVEKDGIRVGLTGEGLGFGR; encoded by the coding sequence ATGCGTTCCCCCCACCGCATAGCCATGTTCACGTCCGAGTCCGCCGAACTGTCTGATGGGCGTACGGAGGAATCCGTTCCATCGGGCACTGTGCCGCACAACCCGTACGACGAGCTGGGCGCCCTCGCGGACAATCCGCTCGACGAGTTCCTCCACGAGGAAGACCCCGAGGCGGGGCCCGACGACCAGCCCTGGTCCAGGCCCAACCACCGCCGCGGCAGCCGCCGCCGCAACCGGTTCGCCGGGCTGCCGCTCGCCACGAAGGCTGTCGTCGGGATCCTCGTCCTCGCCGCCTTCGTCACCCTCGCGGACCGCTGGGCCCTCCTCTACGCCGAGCACCGCGCCGCGGACCGGCTCAAGGACCAGCTGCATCTGAGCGCCGCGCCCGAGGTCGACATCGAGGGCTTCCCGTTCCTCACCCAGCTCGCCGACCGGCGCCTGGACGAGGTGAAGGTCACCGTCCCCGACGTCGCCGCGAGCCGCGTCTCCCTCGCCAAGGTCTCCGCGACCGTCCGCGACGTACGCATCGACGGCGACGGGCCCACCGACGTGCGCGGCGCCCGCATCGGCGGCATGACCGGCGAGGTCCTGCTCACCTTCGACGACCTGAACCGTGAACTCGGCGCCTCCCAGGTCACGTTCAGCGGACAGGGCCGCGACCGGGTCCTCGCGCGCGGCACACTGCCCGTCGCCGGACACGACCTGAAGGTGCGTGCCGACGCCACGATCCGGCGCATCGGCGACACCGGCATCGCCACCGACATCGGCGGCATGCGGCTCGACATCGGCGACCTCGCCACGTACCGGCCCGGCACGCGTCCCTCCGAGGGCCTGCATCTGAGCCGCCGCTCCGTGGCGCGCCTCGCGAGCGAGACCGCGAAGGCGAAGGCCCTGCTGTCCGTGCCGTCCCTCGTGCACCGGCTCGGCGTGCCCGACTCGGCCGTACGCGCGGCGCTGCGCAGCGACCGGCGGCTGAGCGAACTCACCGGATCGCCGCGCTTCGTGCACCAGCTGATGTCCCTGAACCTGGTCGACCTCGCGCTCGCGCACCCGGCGCTCCTGAAGAAGTTCGGCCTCGACCCGGCACTGCTCCAGGGCCTCACCCGCCTCACCCGCCCCGAACTCGCCGACCGCCTCTCGCTGGCGTT